Proteins found in one Candidatus Omnitrophota bacterium genomic segment:
- the surE gene encoding 5'/3'-nucleotidase SurE, with amino-acid sequence MKRILLTNDNGIYSPGIAALQKKLKSIAEVTVVAPDAERSAQGHAITLSVPLRVNEARRDGKYFGYAITGTPADCVKIGLMNIMKKKKPDLIISGLNRGPNLGINVLYSGTVSGATEGAILGVPAFAVSLASFKWEKFEAAVDFTHKLAKLMLEKKLPVTTLLNVNVPALPRSKIKGVKITRQGMSTFYHEDYDMREDPNRRLYYWLCSYRAEVRGDDLVDAVAVRDGYISITPLHFDMTDYKDFEKLADARKRFFK; translated from the coding sequence ATGAAACGGATATTATTAACTAACGACAACGGCATATATTCGCCGGGCATAGCCGCCCTGCAGAAAAAATTAAAGTCGATAGCCGAGGTGACGGTTGTGGCGCCTGACGCCGAACGTTCTGCGCAGGGGCACGCGATAACGCTATCGGTGCCGTTGCGCGTCAACGAGGCGCGCCGCGACGGGAAATATTTCGGCTACGCGATAACAGGCACGCCGGCCGATTGCGTGAAGATCGGGCTGATGAACATAATGAAGAAGAAAAAACCGGACCTGATCATATCCGGCTTGAACCGCGGGCCGAACCTCGGGATAAACGTCCTCTATTCCGGGACGGTCTCGGGCGCGACAGAGGGGGCGATACTCGGCGTCCCTGCGTTCGCGGTCTCTCTTGCGTCGTTTAAATGGGAAAAGTTCGAGGCGGCCGTGGATTTTACGCATAAACTCGCGAAACTGATGCTCGAAAAGAAGCTCCCTGTCACTACGCTGCTCAATGTCAACGTCCCGGCGCTCCCGAGATCGAAGATAAAAGGGGTAAAGATAACGCGGCAGGGGATGTCGACTTTCTATCATGAAGATTACGACATGCGCGAGGACCCGAACAGGCGCCTCTATTACTGGCTATGCAGTTACAGGGCCGAGGTGAGAGGCGACGATCTCGTCGACGCGGTCGCGGTGCGCGACGGCTACATCTCCATAACGCCGCTCCATTTCGATATGACCGATTATAAGGACTTTGAGAAATTAGCTGATGCAAGGAAAAGATTCTTTAAGTAA